The following proteins are encoded in a genomic region of Ailuropoda melanoleuca isolate Jingjing chromosome 10, ASM200744v2, whole genome shotgun sequence:
- the LOC100469339 gene encoding LOW QUALITY PROTEIN: activator of 90 kDa heat shock protein ATPase homolog 2 (The sequence of the model RefSeq protein was modified relative to this genomic sequence to represent the inferred CDS: inserted 6 bases in 4 codons) codes for MVKWGQEDSAWFVKKQXGWTNINIWHWAVWVATNPSKGKLCEILVDVVVENXQIFKPKQVEGKSSSSSHKGKPIFFYEWNTKLGWKGTSKESGVKHKGLIEITNLSEENEVDDTEVNVSKKKDVGDILKDINRTSGTTKXREVPGDYLKPLKTEFTRGMVLPLKTLATQELTVKRKLSENTLQASSPVTLGIRISIVALLVMELFXQLCSVFTVKDLVQKFSEKGGKF; via the exons ATGGTCAAATGGGGCCAAGAGGACTCAGCCTGGTTTGTGAAAAAGC GAGGTTGGACCAACATCAATATCTGGCACTGGGCAGTATGGGTTGCCACCAACCCGTCCAAGGGGAAGCTTTGTGAGATCTTGGTGGATGTTGTTGTAGAGAA GCAGATCTTCAAACCGAAGCAAGTAGAAGGCAAGTCTTCCAGCAGCAGCCACAAAGGAAAGCCAATTTTTTTCTATGAGTGGAACACCAAACTGGGCTGGAAAGGTACAAGTAAAGAATCTGGTGTGAAGCACAAAGGATTGATTGAAATAACCAATCtctctgaagaaaatgaagtagATGACACTGAGGTGAATGTGAgtaaaaagaaagatgttgggGATATATTGAAGGATATTAACAGAACCTCAGGTACCACCA TCAGGGAGGTCCCTGGAGATTACCTGAAGCCACTTAAGACAGAATTTACAAGGGGAATGGTTTTACCATTGAAAACTTTGGCAACTCAAGAATTGACTGTTAAAAGGAAACTGAGCGAGAATACCTTGCAGGCCTCATCTCCAGTGACATTGGGAATAAGGATTTCCATTGTGGCACTACTCGTGATGGAACTGTT ACAGCTGTGCAGCGTCTTCACTGTGAAAGATTTGGTacaaaaattttctgaaaagggAGGGAAATTCTGA